In the Mycolicibacterium thermoresistibile genome, one interval contains:
- a CDS encoding WXG100 family type VII secretion target, with translation MSQQVWNFAGIEGGAGEIHAAVGTTAGLLDEGKASLAALASAWGGSGSEAYQAVQMRWDSVSAELNAALQNLAQTISEAGANMAQTEAGVTGMFA, from the coding sequence ATGTCGCAACAGGTTTGGAATTTCGCCGGTATCGAGGGCGGCGCGGGTGAGATCCACGCCGCCGTGGGCACCACCGCCGGGCTGCTCGATGAGGGCAAGGCGTCGCTCGCAGCGCTGGCCTCGGCGTGGGGCGGCTCGGGTTCGGAGGCCTACCAGGCCGTGCAGATGCGCTGGGACAGCGTGTCGGCCGAGTTGAACGCGGCCCTGCAGAATCTGGCCCAGACCATCAGCGAGGCCGGTGCCAACATGGCGCAGACCGAAGCCGGCGTCACCGGGATGTTCGCCTAA